TTCACACGCAAGAACCGGGCGGTAAGCCATGGTTGTGTACGCCTTCAGAAAGCACTCGATTTTTCGTTCTTCCTGTTGAATAAGCAGGATTCGTTGCTTGAAGACCGTATCCGCATCGCAATGGACATCAAGCCTGTGAGTGAGGAAGGGAAGAAACTGCCTATCAGTGCGGCTTATCGTGAACTGAAACATTATAGCTTAGAGAAATATATACCTTTATTTATAGATTATCAGACTGTTTATCTGTCAGCAGATAATAAATTGAGTTATTGTGAGGACATATACAAATATGATCCGTCTATACTAAAGGCAATGAATGACCAAAATTTGAAACCATAAATAAACATACAGATAACAAGAGATTATGACCCCTTATAACGAACGCGAAGTTCTGAAACTTCTTCAAGAGGAGAGTACCCAGCGGCAAGGATTCGAGATGATTGTGGCGCAGTATAGCGAGCAATTATATTGGCAAATCCGCCGGATGGTGCTGTCGCATGAGGATGCGAACGATCTCCTGCAAAACACGTTCATCAAGGCATGGACAAATATCGACTATTTCCGCGCCGAGGCGAAGCTGTCTACCTGGCTCTATCGCATCGCGCTGAACGAATGTCTCACTTTCCTGAACAAACAACGTGCCATGACTACCGTTGCCATCGACGACCCGGAAGCAATGGTGGTGCAGAAGCTGGAAAGCGACCCGTACTTTTCGGGCGACCAGGTGCAACTGTGTTTACAGAAAGCATTGATGACCCTGCCGGAAAAACAACGCATGGTATTCAACCTGAAGTACTATCAGGAAATGAAATACGAAGAGATGTCGGAAGTATTCGGTACGTCGGTTGGCGCATTGAAAGCATCTTACCATCATGCGGTGAAGAAAATAGAGAAGTTTTTAGAAGAAATTGATTAAACCTTTTAGAACGTGCAACGTCTAAGAACAAGAGAGGAGAAAAACGTATGAAAGAAGAAGATACCCTATTGAAGAAACTTGGTAAGGAAAATTCCTTCAAAGTTCCTGATAGCTACTTTGAAAACCTGACTTCGGAAGTGATGAACAAGCTTCCTGAAAAAGAGAAAGTCGTTTTTAAGGAAGAGCCTGTCAGCACATGGACAAGACTGAAACCATTGCTTTATATGGCAGCCATGTTTGTAGGTGCCGCCTTGATTATCCGGGTAGCGTCGACAGACCATAAACCTGTTACAGTAGACGAGGTAGCAGTGACAGAAGTAGATACTGAAGTAATATCTGATGAAATGATTGATGTAGCACTGGATCGTGCCATGCTGGATGATTATTCGTTATATGTTTATTTGAGTGACGCAAGTGTAGAATGATTTATTAAAACCGATTGAATACAGAAAATGAGAAAAGTAATCGCATTAGTCGTTTTGTTATGTGGCTTTATGCCTGTTCTTTGGGCTGCTGATGGATGTGACCAGCACTTGTCCCGTGAAGAGTTCAGAGCAAAACAGAAAGCGTATATTATCGAACAGGCAGATTTGACAAAAGACGAAGCTGCCAAGTTCTTCCCCGTTTATTTTGAACTTCAGGATAAAAAGAAAAAACTGAATGACGAATCGTGGGATTTGATGCGCAAAGGTAAGGATGACAAGACTACGGAAGCCCAATACGAAGAAATCAACGAGAAAGTCGCCAATAACCGTATTGCTGCCGACCAGCTTGATAAAACCTACTTGGGTAAGTTCAAGAAGATTCTTTCCAGCAAGAAGATATTTCTCGTACAGCGGGCGGAAATGCGTTTCCATCGGGAGATGATAAAAGGAATGAACCGCGGTAAAGATTCAAAGAAGAAATAAAGAGAAAATAAAAGAAGAAAAACAGAGCGTCTATTCATATGAATCGGACGCTCTGTTTGAGTAAAATAGAGCCTCTGTTCAGTGGAAATAGAGGCTCTATTTTTTTGCAATAGTCAGGGGCTTACAGCCCCTTTTTCTTTGCTTCATTCCAAATGGCATCCATCTCTCCAAGAGTCATGTCTTTCAGGTTCTTTCCCTCTTTGATGGTATGTTCTTCCAGATAATTGAAGCGGCGGATAAACTTCTGATTGGTACGTTCCAGTGCATTGTCGGGATTAATCTTATAAAGGCGTGCCGCATTGATAAGGCTGAACATGACATCTCCGAATTCGGCTTCCGCCTTATCCTTATCCATATTGGCTACCTCTTCCTGAAACTCTCCGATTTCTTCTTTCACCTTATCCCAAACCTGTTCGCGTTCTTCCCAGTCGAAGCCTACGTTGCGGGCTTTGTCCTGCATGCGGTACGCTTTGATAAGTGAGGGCAGGGCAGCGGGAACACCGCTCAATACACTCTTATTACCATCTTTTTCTTTTAATTTCAACTGTTCCCAGTTCTCGGATACCTCTCCTGCCGTTTCAGCTTTCACTTCTCCAAATACGTGGGGATGACGGAAAATCAGTTTGTCGCATAGCTTGTCGCAAACATCTTTAATGTCGAAATCTCCTGTTTCCGAACCTATCTTGGCGTAGAAAGCAACGTGCAGCAATACGTCTCCCAATTCTTTGCAAATGTCTTTTTTATCATCTCTCATCAATGCGTCGCAAAGTTCATAAGTCTCTTCTATCGTATTGGGACGCAGGCTCTCATTCGTCTGTTTGCGATCCCAGGGACATTTGACACGCAGTTCGTCGAGAATATCCAGGAAGCGTCCGAAAGCTTCCATCTGTTCTTGTCTGGTATGTGACATCGTTATATCTTTTTTGATTTTATAAATATTGCACTATAAAAGTGCACAAAGTTACTATTTTATGCACTTCCATAGTGCAGTTTATCTAATTTGTTTTTTCCACTCCCGATAAGAAATCAGCAGTCCTACCACTTCCGAATAGTTCTGCCGACCGCTTTCTATCTTATTCCCTTTCAGATAAAGGTCGTATATCCAATCCTGTACAGTACCCACTACCGGGCTATACTTGGCTGACCAATACGCTTGATTATCTTTTGCCAGTTGGATGATTTCCGGGCGGATACGATTGAAAAGCTGCGTATATTCTTCTTCGGAAAGTAGTCTCTGCGCATTTCGCAGTACATGACCGAATACCGAGAAATAACCAGAGAAACGAATCCCCATAGCTTGAGAACGGGTACAAACCTGATAAGCATAGAAATTGGCTTCCGCTTCGCTTGTAATACCCAGCAGATGCGCCAGTTCGTGAGCATAAGTGGCCGGATAGTTAGCGGGAAGCAAATCCCCGTTCAAAGTAAACTCACAGAAGAAAGGCCCCATGCTGCCGGTTACGCCCACCATTGAAATAAACGGGGTAAACAGCATAGTCTTTACTTTAGGAGATTCGTGTGGCGGACGGTGCACACGAAGGCTGTCGCTTAACTGATTGTATAGCCGTACGGTTTCTTCACGTACCAAATCCTGATTGATACTATTTACCGGAGTATAGGAACGATTGAGTTGCGTGATATAATCATTCACAAACTCTTTAAAATTCTCCGGCGTATAGGCTGTATAAGGAATCTCAGTCCGCTGATAAAAGTTCTTTTGGGAATAATTGAGTCCCCAGGCAAGATAGAACCACACGTAAATCCATAACAGGTATTCTCCGTCACGTAATAAAACTCTCTTCCAAGGCAATTTCTTGCGGAAACGACCGTAAAAAGGATAAACGATAACCCCTATGATACTGAGGAAGATAAATAAATCTCCTATCGCAAAAGGGAATAGATTGGAAATAGCCGATAAACCATAAGAAATAAAGGGATAGATTGTATGAGAATATACGGTTGCCAAAGCAGGAATCAACTGCGTCATCCATACTAAAAGCAGTAATACTCCCAATACTATATGTCTATTTTTCAACCACCGTTTCATCATTCATTCAGATTTTGGTCAACAAAAATATGCATTTAATAGACGTTACGCGAAAAAATACCTCTATATTTGCAAAAAATCTGTTAATACAGACTTTATAATCAATCTGATAGAGAGAATTATTCAACATAAACCGGATAAAAGATGGCTACAACTGAAGAAATTGAAAAGTATTGCCGGAATTGCCTGTCGCGCGATTTCGTGAATGAAAAGGGATTAGTTTGTTATCGGACAGGAGAACTTCCTGATTTTGAAGAAGAATGTGAGAACTTCGAAAACGACGAAGAACTGGAAAAGTGGGCTCCCCCGAAGCCGGAAGATTTTCCGGTGTCCATGACAAGAGAAGAGTTGCTTGCCGAGGAAAATCTGCCTAAAGGTTTGCTGTGTGGAGTGGCTGCGGCTTTCATAGGTGCGGTGGCATGGGGCTTAATTTCAGTATCTACCGGTTACCAGATCGGATATATGGCTATTGCCATCGGCTTTTTGGTGGGGTTCGCCATGCGTCAGGGGAAGGGGATACGTCCCGTCTTCGGGATTCTTGGTGCCGCATTGGCTTTGTTCAGCTGTGTGTTAGGAGATTTCTTCTCTATTATCGGCTATATTTCCAAGGATTATGAAATGCCGTTTTTTAAAGTCTTGGCGGAGGCGGATTATGGAGAAATATTCACCCTTATACTGAACAACGTGGCATCCATGACTGCATTATTCTACGGATTCGCCGTTTACGAAGGATATAAATTCTCTTTCCGTGCACAGAATCGGCCTGAGGGTGGCAAGATTTGAATTTAAATTATTAATTTTGCACCCGTTATTTTTTTGAATATACAATCTATCATATACATAAAACAATATGGAATTAGCAAGTAAGTACAATCCCGCTGACGTGGAAGGAAAGTGGTACCAGTATTGGCTGGACAATCATTTATTCAGTTCGAAACCCGATGGTCGTGAACCTTACACCATCGTCATTCCGCCCCCTAACGTCACTGGTGTGTTGCACATGGGACACATGCTTAATAATACCATCCAGGATATTTTGGTTCGCCGCGCCCGTATGGAAGGCAAGAATGCCTGCTGGGTGCCGGGGACTGACCATGCATCTATCGCCACTGAAGCGAAAGTCGTAAACAAACTCGCCGCTCAGGGCATCAAGAAAACCGACCTGACGCGTGACGAGTTCCTGAAACATGCCTGGGACTGGACAGACGAACACGGCGGCATCATCCTGAAACAGCTCCGCAAACTCGGTGCGTCCTGCGACTGGGATCGTACAGCCTTCACTATGGACGAGAAACGTAGCGAAAGCGTACTCAAAGTTTTCGTAGACCTGTTCAACAAAGGATTGATCTATCGTGGTGTCCGCATGGTAAACTGGGATCCTAAAGCACTGACCGCCCTTTCTGACGAGGAAGTTATCTACAAGGAAGAACATGGAAAACTGTATTATCTCCGTTACAAAGTAGAAGGTGACGCAGAAGGCCGCTATGCAGTAGTGGCAACTACCCGTCCCGAAACAATCATGGGAGATACGGCAATGTGTATCAACCCGAACGACCCGAAGAATGCATGGCTGAAAGGAAAGAAAGTAATCGTTCCGTTGGTGAACCGTGCCATCCCGGTGATTGAAGACGACTATGTAGACATCGAATTTGGTACAGGTTGCCTGAAAGTGACTCCGGCTCATGATGTAAACGACTATATGTTGGGTGAAAAATACAATCTGCCCAGCATCGACATCTTCAACGATAACGGTACATTGAGCGAAGCTGCCGGCATGTATATCGGAATGGATCGTTTCGATGTCCGTAAGCAAATCGAAAAAGATCTTGAAGCCGCCGGCTTGTTGGAAAAGACGGAAGCCTATACGAATAAGGTAGGATATTCCGAACGTACGAATGTAGTGATCGAACCGAAACTGTCTATGCAGTGGTTCCTCAAAATGGAGCATTTTGCAGATATGGCATTGCCGCCTGTAATGAACGACGACCTGAAGTTCTATCCTGCAAAATATAAGAATACTTACCGTCACTGGATGGAGAACATCAAAGACTGGTGTATCAGTCGTCAGTTGTGGTGGGGACACCGTATTCCTGCTTACTTCCTGCCCGAAGGCGGTTATGTGGTAGCCGTTACTCCCGAAGAAGCTTTGGCAAAAGCCAAAGAAAAGACAGGTAACGCAGCCCTGACAATAGACGATTTCCGTCAGGATGAAGACTGTTTGGATACCTGGTTCTCTTCCTGGCTGTGGCCTATCTCTCTGTTCGACGGAATCAACAACCCGGGCAATGAAGAAATCAAATACTACTATCCGACAAGTGACCTGGTGACAGGGCCGGATATTATCTTTTTCTGGGTAGCCCGCATGATTATGGCAGGTTATGAGTACGAAGGACAGATGCCGTTCAAGAACGTTTATTTCACAGGTATCGTTCGCGACAAGCAGGGACGTAAGATGTCCAAGTCGCTCGGTAACTCTCCCGACCCGTTGGAACTGATTGAAAGGTATGGTGCGGACGGTGTACGTATGGGTATGATGCTTGCGGCTCCTGCCGGAAACGATATCCTTTTCGACGACGCGCTTTGCGAGCAGGGACGTAACTTCTGCAACAAGATATGGAATGCTTTCCGCCTGATTAAAGGATGGACAGTTGACGATAGCCTTCAAGCCACAGAAGCGGCAAGACTGGCTACCCACTGGTTCGAGTCCAAACAGAACGAAGTAGCGGCAGAAGTGGCAGACTTGTTCAAGAAGTACCGTTTGAGCGAAGCATTGATGGCTGTTTATAAATTATTCTGGGATGAATTCTCTTCCTGGTATCTGGAAATGATTAAACCCGCTTACGGACAAGGCATTGACCGTGCTACCTATAACGCTACCCTCTGTTATTTGGATAACTTGTTGCATCTTCTCCATCCGTTTATGCCGTTTATCACCGAAGAGTTATGGCAACAGATGTATGAACGCAATGCAGAAGAGGGAGAAAGTTTGATGGTGAGTGCTTTAAATATGGATACATATGTTGATACCAACGATGTTGCACAGTTTGAAGTCGTTAAAGATATCATCAGTAATATCCGCAGCATCCGTCTTCAGAAGAATATAGCACAGAAAGAAGCGCTTGAGTTGCAAGTATTGGGTGAGAATCCGGTTGCAGAATTCAATGCGGTCATTCAGAAGATGTGCAATCTTTCTTCTATTGAGGTGGTTGAAAACAAGGCGGAAGGTGCCGCATCTTTCATGGTCGGCACGACAGAATTTGCCGTACCTTTGGGCAATATGATTGATGTAGAAGCAGAAATCGCCCGTATGGAAGCCGAATTGAAACACAAAGAAGGGTTCTTGCAGGGAGTGTTGAAGAAACTCAGCAACGAGAAGTTTGTTAATAATGCTCCGGCAGCCGTTCTAGAAATGGAACGCAAGAAACAGGCGGACGCTGAAAGTATCATCAACTCTTTGAAGGAAAGTATTGCTGCTTTGAAGAAAGCATAATTCTCTGATACTTAATTTTATGTAATATAGGGCATCTCAATTAGATTTGGGATGCCTTTCTTTTTGAAAAAAGAAATTAATGTTATCTTTGCTTCCGCTATTATTATAGAATATCACAAATGAAACAAGCGCTACGGATTATCTCATTTCTCGGATTATTCCTTATTATCGAGGGAATCTTATCGCCCGTGTCCGCTCGGGACGAAAGTTCAAATAAAGAAGTACTGGTATTGAACTCCATTAATTTTAATCTTCCCTGGGCTAAAAACTTTTATTGGTATGTGCACGATGCCCTTCAGAAAAAAGGCATCTCTGCCAAAGCGGAGTCACTTTGTGTACCTGCTTTAGCGAACGAGATGGAAGCAAAGGCCGTAGTCGACCATTTGCGCCAGAAATATCCTGTGCCGCCCGCAGCCGTTGTATTGATTGGAGATCCGGGATGGATTGTATGCCGCGAACTGTTTGATGATGTTTGGAAAGATGTCCCGGTGATTGTGACAAATGCCCGCGACCATTTGCCTGCATCTCTGGATATTCTGTTGTCTCATGCCCCACTGACGGAAACGAACAGCGTCCCCGGTGAAGAATGGAGACGGGGATATAACATGACAATCTTAAAGCAGCATTATTATGCCAAGGAAACAATCGAACTGATTTATCAACTGATACCTGATATGGAGCGGGTGGCATTCATCTCAGATGACAGATATATCAGTGAGGAAACCCGTAGAGACGTAAAAGAAGCGGTAGAGAAAAACTTCCCTGACTTGCAACTGGATCTTCTTTCCACCACCCACTTGTCGACAGAAATGCTACTGGATACTTTACGCAGTTATAAACCGAATACGGGAATCATCTATTATTCATGGTTTGAGTCGCACAACGAAAACGATAACAACTACCTTTTCGACCATATCCAGGAGATTATCACCAATTTCATTCCGTCCCCTCTGTTCCTGCTTTCTCCCGAAGACCTGTCGAACAATACTTATGCCGGTGGCTATTATGTTTCAACTGAATCTTTTTGTGATTCCTTGTTAGAAACCCTTGAACGCATATTGAATGGAGAGCAAGCGCGGAATATCCCGGGCAGAGTGGGTGGGGAAGGAAGTGCTTATCTCTGTTATCCGGTGTTGAAATCTTACAATATCCCTTCATACCTTTATCCGAAGGATGCTTTTTACGTCAATGAACCCAAAACTTTTTTCCAGCAATATCGTACCGAAATCCTTTCCGGTGCCATTTTCTTATTTGTGTTGGTCGCCGCTATTACCTATTATATCCGCCTTCTTCGGAAAGCATATAGCCGCCTGCACGAAGCGATGGAGAAAGCAGAGCAGGCCAACCAACTGAAATCCGCTTTCCTTGCCAATATGAGCCACGAGATACGTACGCCATTAAATGCGATTGTCGGTTTCTCAAATATGCTTCCCGAAATAGAAGACCGCGCAAAGATGCGCGAATATGCGGACATCATCGAAACCAATACAGACCTGTTGCTCCAATTGATTAATGATATTCTGGACTTATCGAAGATTGAGGCGGGAACATTCGACTTCTGCCCTTCATTAATTGATGTGAATCAGACTCTGACGGAAATCGAGCAGAGTATGCAGTTGCGTCTGAAAAGCGACACTGTTACTTTCACATTTACCGAACGGTTACCGGAATGTACTTTTTATATAGATAAGAACCGTCTGATGCAATTACTTTCCAACTTCGCAATCAACGCGATCAAATTTACTAAGGTGGGAAATATCCGTATGGGATACCGCATGGTAGATGCCGGAACGATTTGTTTTTATGTGTCGGATACCGGCTGTGGAATGTCGCATGAGCAATGCGCCCATGTATTCGAGCGATTTGTGAAATACAATCCTTTCATACAAGGCACGGGATTGGGACTTTCTATTTGCCATACGATTGTTGACCGTTTGAAAGGAAAAATAGGAGTGGACTCAAAAGAAGGCGAAGGCTCTACTTTTTGGTTTACTCTGCCTTACCGGAAGGAATAAAATCAGTTGTTTATTAATCTCATAAGTATCTGGTAGGTGAAGCGTTATGCTTTCACCTGACTGATAGTGGTAAACAAGACAATGTCCGGCGGAATTTTATCTATCTAGCCTGCCTCAAGGAAATAAAAGTGGTAGTAGTAACGGAAGGTAATCCTTCAAATCCACACGCAGTTGCTTTAATGCCTGCTGAATGCGGTAATCTATCGTTTTTGGTGATACACCCAGTGTCTCCGCAATCTCTTTGTAGCTCATGTCCCGGAAACGGTGCATCACGAAGGCTTCCCGATAGCTTTCGGGCAGTGCCGCGACAGCTTCCTCAATCCGTTTGGTGAGTTCTTCAACCTGGTAGTAGTCTGTATCTTGCAGCATTTCCTGCATTTCTTCATAGAAACGGGTGTCGGCTCGTTGGGTGGCGTCAATATGCGCGAGCTTGTTTAAAGCCCTGCGGTACACCATCTTAAAAAGGTAGGAGTTCAGAGAAGATTCAATAACCAGTGTTTCCCGATTTTCCCAAATCCATAAAAGAGAATCTTCCACAATCTCTTCCGCATCTTCCAAGTCGACAAACCGGTGACCATACGCACACAATATCGGATAATATCTCCGAAACAGTATGTCGAATGCTTTCAAGTCCCCGTGTTGGACGGCTGATAACAGGAAATCGTTGTTTGATTGGTAGGTTTCTTTCATGCATTAGTTTTGTTATTTCACTGCAAATATAGCCTTTTTATAAGAAAACAAAGATTTTCTGAAAAAAAATGGTTTTTAGTTTAGGAGTCTTCCGGTTTTCTCTTGTCTTATAATAAAAGGCAATAAAAACAGCATATGGATAATACAGGTAAAAATACGATAGAAGAACTGCTTCCCCGTTATTGTGAAGGACTGACAACGGAGGAAGAACGCCTGCAAGTCGAAACTTGGATGGATGAATCGGAAGAGAACCGGCGGACGGCAAAACAAGTTCATGCACTTTATTTGGCTACGGATACACTTCATGTTATGAAGAAAGTAGACACGGAGAAAGCTTTGTCAAGGGTAAAAAGCAGGATGACAGGTAAGAAGAAAACGATGTGGTGGGAATGGGCACAACGTGCGGCAGCAGTTCTGTTCATTCCACTTCTCGTCACTTTGATGGTGCAGCATTGGGGAAATGATGAGCAAGAGCTGGCACAAATGATGGAGATAAAGACTAATCCCGGAATGACTACTTCATTAACATTACCTGACGGTACACTTGTATTCTTGAATTCAGAATCAACACTAAGTTACCCGTCATGCTTCGACGGGGATACGCGAAACGTAAACTTACAGGGAGAAGCTTATTTCGAAGTAGCCAAGAATCCGGAAAAGAAGTTTATCGTTTCTACTTCCCATCAGTCGCAAATAGAAGTATTGGGTACTCATTTCAATGTAGAAGCATACGAAAAAGAAAATAGAGTTTCGGCCACATTGGTAGAAGGGAAAATCGGTTTTATCTATAAATGCGATAATGCTTCTAAGAAAGTATTAATGGCTCCCGGCCAAAAACTGATCTATGACTCGAAAGACAGTAAGGTACAACTTTATGCCACTTCCGGTGAATCGGAGACAGCTTGGAAGGAAGGTAAGATTATATTCAGAAACACTCCTTTGGAAGAAGGCTTGCGAATGTTGGAAAAACGGTATAATGTAGAGTTTATCATTAAAAACAATCGTTTGAAAGGAGATTCATTTACAGGTACATTCACCAACCAACGCCTGGAACGTATCCTTGAATACTTCCAGCTTTCTTCTCAAATCCGCTGGCGTTATCTTGATTCTCCGGATATAACAGATGAAAAGAGTAAGATTGAAATATATTGATTGAATAACCTTAATACAGAAATGCAATGAAAGACAGACCCCCTTAAATAAAAAACATACGGGATGATATTGGCGTATCTTCCCGTATGGAAATCGGTAAATCTTTTTGATGCTTGTTTGGCGACAAGCTTAGATAAACTTTTTATTAACTTTAAGTCATTACAAATTTATGCAAAATTATTTTAGCATCCAATTTTTATGGGTGGTAAAGTCGCTTTGGCTAACCTCAAAAAAAATCCCATTATCTATGAGACTATTAGTTTTGTTCTTAGTATGTTCTATCGGACTGGGTTATGCGGCCGATAGTTACGCTCAGAAAGCTATGATTAGTATCGATGCCCGCAATCAGCGTGTAGAGGATATTCTGAAAGAGATTGAAGAACAGTCGGACTTTGACTTTTTCTTTAACAACAAACATGTGGATTTGAACCGCCGTGTATCAGTCTCGGCTGATAAGAGTAATATCTTCAGTGTATTGAAAGAAATCTTTGCCGGTACGGATGTGAAATATTCAGTATTGGATAAGAAGATTATATTGTCTGTTGAGGCGCAGTCGCCACAACAAGAAAAGACAGTTGCAGTATCGGGTACAGTGTTGGATCTTAAAGGAGAGCCAATCATCGGAGCCAGTGTATTGGAGAAAGGAGTGAAAGGTAACGGAACGATAACCGATGTTGACGGTCGTTTTAAACTTTCAGTTTCTTCTTCAAAAGCACAACTGGATATTACTTATATTGGTTATCAGCCACAAACGGTTATTGTGCAGGCAGGAAAGGAACTTAATATAACGTTGCTGGAAGATGCTAAGCAGTTGGATGAGGTTGTCGTTGTGGGATATGGTACGCAGAATAAGAAAACGTTGACTGGTGCTGTATCAGTCATGGATATGAAAGATATGGAAACTTCTACGGTATCTACTGTTGCACACGCGCTGGCTGGTAAGGCCGCAGGTTTGCGTGTCAATCAGGTGTCAGCCCAACCGGGCGGTGGTTCCAAGTTCCGTATCCGTGGTGAGGCTTCTACGGGAGCGGGTAATGAGCCGCTTTTCGTAATTGACGGATTTCCGGTGAGTTCATCCAATACCCTTGACTCAGGAAATATCTACGAAGCGGGCACTACGGATAATGTTTTGGAATCATTGAGTCCTGATGATATTGAATCAATCACAGTTTTGAAAGATGCGGCATCCACAGCCATTTATGGTTCCAGAGCCGGGCACGGTGTTATTCTTATCACTACTAAACGTGGTAAATCCGGTAAACCGAGAATTTCTTATTCAGGTTCGGGGTCTGTGCAGAAGATTCGTGCCCAATATCAAATGCTGGATGTGAAATCATTCATGCTTGAACGTAACGAACAAGACTATGAAAACTATCTGGCAAGTAACGGATTGGGCATTTACGAAGGATACGTCAGCAAACCGGAGAAAATCGGAACATTTACTCCTACCTACTCTTACGATAAAATTAACCAGGCGAAAGGTACTGACTGGTTGGACGAGGTGACACGTACGGGATATATGCAGCAACATAATCTTTCTATCAATGGTGGAACAGAAAGTACACGTTATTTGGTTTCTGTGAACTATATGCATCAGGACGGTGTGGTGAAAAACAATGCTGCCACTCGTCTATCCGCCCGTGTTAACTTGGATCAGGATATAAATAAGATGCTGACTGTCGGATTAAGTGCTTCTTATGCGCAGAATAAATATGACAATGTTCCTTTAGGAGATAAAGTCGACCAGAATGCTGGGGTGCTGACTGCTGCTATTCAAGCTAATCCGTCTACGCCGGTCTACGATGAAAATGGTGATTATTATATTGATCCGGCTCGCTCTTCCATTCCTAACGCGGTATCATTGTTGGAGATAAAAGACAATACTGTAAAAGACAGAATTATGGCTTCTGCCTATGCATTGTTAAAACCTTTGGAAGGGTTGGAACTGAAAGCGCAGTTGGGAGCCGACCGCCGTGGTCAGAAGAGAAATAGTTACGTGCCGAAGAGTACACTGTCCGGAGCAAATGAAAACGGTATAGCCAACATAGCCCAAGAGTCTTCAACTGATTATCTGATGGACTTGACAGCGACTTACAGCAAGGCACTGGGTGAACATAATTTAAAGGCGTTGGTGGGATATTCATATCAAAGGTTTACGGGCAATTCGGTTAGAGCGGGCAATTCGGATTTTATTATTGACGGATTTGAATATAATAACCTGTCGGCCGGGGCTAATCCCAAGCCGACGGTAGGTTCCGGTGCTTGGTTGAATTGCTTAGGCTCTTATTTTGCACGTGTGAACTATTCGTGGAAAGGTCGCTATCTGCTGGAAGGCTCATTACGTATAGATGGTGCTTCGAATTTTGAACCGGAACATCGTTGGGGATATTTTCCGTCGGTATCGGCCGGTTGGTTGATTAGTGAAGAGAAGTTTATGAAAAAATTGTCATGGCTTCCTTATGCCAAGTTGAGAGCATCTTACGGTCAGACTGGTA
The DNA window shown above is from Bacteroides faecium and carries:
- a CDS encoding RNA polymerase sigma factor, with the protein product MTPYNEREVLKLLQEESTQRQGFEMIVAQYSEQLYWQIRRMVLSHEDANDLLQNTFIKAWTNIDYFRAEAKLSTWLYRIALNECLTFLNKQRAMTTVAIDDPEAMVVQKLESDPYFSGDQVQLCLQKALMTLPEKQRMVFNLKYYQEMKYEEMSEVFGTSVGALKASYHHAVKKIEKFLEEID
- the mazG gene encoding nucleoside triphosphate pyrophosphohydrolase yields the protein MSHTRQEQMEAFGRFLDILDELRVKCPWDRKQTNESLRPNTIEETYELCDALMRDDKKDICKELGDVLLHVAFYAKIGSETGDFDIKDVCDKLCDKLIFRHPHVFGEVKAETAGEVSENWEQLKLKEKDGNKSVLSGVPAALPSLIKAYRMQDKARNVGFDWEEREQVWDKVKEEIGEFQEEVANMDKDKAEAEFGDVMFSLINAARLYKINPDNALERTNQKFIRRFNYLEEHTIKEGKNLKDMTLGEMDAIWNEAKKKGL
- a CDS encoding DUF3810 domain-containing protein → MMKRWLKNRHIVLGVLLLLVWMTQLIPALATVYSHTIYPFISYGLSAISNLFPFAIGDLFIFLSIIGVIVYPFYGRFRKKLPWKRVLLRDGEYLLWIYVWFYLAWGLNYSQKNFYQRTEIPYTAYTPENFKEFVNDYITQLNRSYTPVNSINQDLVREETVRLYNQLSDSLRVHRPPHESPKVKTMLFTPFISMVGVTGSMGPFFCEFTLNGDLLPANYPATYAHELAHLLGITSEAEANFYAYQVCTRSQAMGIRFSGYFSVFGHVLRNAQRLLSEEEYTQLFNRIRPEIIQLAKDNQAYWSAKYSPVVGTVQDWIYDLYLKGNKIESGRQNYSEVVGLLISYREWKKQIR
- a CDS encoding valine--tRNA ligase; its protein translation is MELASKYNPADVEGKWYQYWLDNHLFSSKPDGREPYTIVIPPPNVTGVLHMGHMLNNTIQDILVRRARMEGKNACWVPGTDHASIATEAKVVNKLAAQGIKKTDLTRDEFLKHAWDWTDEHGGIILKQLRKLGASCDWDRTAFTMDEKRSESVLKVFVDLFNKGLIYRGVRMVNWDPKALTALSDEEVIYKEEHGKLYYLRYKVEGDAEGRYAVVATTRPETIMGDTAMCINPNDPKNAWLKGKKVIVPLVNRAIPVIEDDYVDIEFGTGCLKVTPAHDVNDYMLGEKYNLPSIDIFNDNGTLSEAAGMYIGMDRFDVRKQIEKDLEAAGLLEKTEAYTNKVGYSERTNVVIEPKLSMQWFLKMEHFADMALPPVMNDDLKFYPAKYKNTYRHWMENIKDWCISRQLWWGHRIPAYFLPEGGYVVAVTPEEALAKAKEKTGNAALTIDDFRQDEDCLDTWFSSWLWPISLFDGINNPGNEEIKYYYPTSDLVTGPDIIFFWVARMIMAGYEYEGQMPFKNVYFTGIVRDKQGRKMSKSLGNSPDPLELIERYGADGVRMGMMLAAPAGNDILFDDALCEQGRNFCNKIWNAFRLIKGWTVDDSLQATEAARLATHWFESKQNEVAAEVADLFKKYRLSEALMAVYKLFWDEFSSWYLEMIKPAYGQGIDRATYNATLCYLDNLLHLLHPFMPFITEELWQQMYERNAEEGESLMVSALNMDTYVDTNDVAQFEVVKDIISNIRSIRLQKNIAQKEALELQVLGENPVAEFNAVIQKMCNLSSIEVVENKAEGAASFMVGTTEFAVPLGNMIDVEAEIARMEAELKHKEGFLQGVLKKLSNEKFVNNAPAAVLEMERKKQADAESIINSLKESIAALKKA